The sequence below is a genomic window from Sorangiineae bacterium MSr12523.
ATCGAGAACGACGCTGGCGCGCGCGCCGAGCACTTCGACGCCTTTGGCGCGCTGTACGAACTGCACCACGTTCGCGCCGCCGGCGATGTCGTGCACACGGGCTACCTCCAGCGCGCGCACCATCGCTTCGGACCATCCGAAAAGTGCGGCGTGGCGCGCCAGATGAAGACGCGCCGCGATTTCCGCACGAACCGGAAGCGCGGGGGCCGCCTCGTCGGTTCCGCTCAGAACGAGGCGCACCGCCCCGCGCCCGTCGCGGGAGGCGACGTGGCCGAGCGGCATGGCTTCCAGCATGGCACGCGCTGCACTTTCGTTCTCATCCGAAGGCGCCTCCTGCGAGGCATCTCCAAAGCATCCAGCGAGTCCAATCGAAGAAATAAGAAGGGCGAGTCTCGCGACTCGCCCCAACAACGAGGGTCGCATCGTATCGGCATACGAAGGACCCCGATGTGTTCTTCCTTGGCGCTACTTCAATTCACCTTCCGCGCGCAGCGGTTGTTGATGCAGATGTAACCCGCACCGGCGCCGCAGCAGTCGGAATCCTGATCGCAGTGCTCGAATTCCTGGGCGCAGCCTTGCGGCTTGTCGGTGCAGACCAGCGCGCCCTTGTCGTTCTGGCGGCAGAAGCCGTTGCAGCATTCGTCGCCGCCCTCGCAGGTCTTGCCGTTGGACTTGCACGGATCGACGACCCAGTAGCCGCGCATGTTGCCCGCGTCGAGTTCTTGCGCGGGCAGGTAGAACGCCGGATGGCTCGGATCCTGTCCAGGGCGCGCGTTCAGATCGATGGCCGCGACCCAGAGCTTCTTGGGCGTCGGCTTGTCGCCCGTGCCCGGCGCGGGGTACGCAAAGCCGTCGGCAACGTTGCCGTACATGCGTCGCGAGGTGAAGACGACCCAGTAGTAACCGCCCGAGGCAATGGGATTCACCGTGGGCTCGTAGTTCATCACCGTGTCGTCCGGGTGCTCGGCATTGGTCGGCAGGTAGCCCGTGCCGTTGAGCGCTTTGAGTGCCACCGCCTGTCCCGCCGTGTTGGTGTACCAAAGCTCCGCCTGCGCCTTCTTCCACGTGGCCAGCGGCGAGCCGCCCTCGGGAAGCTTGACCACGTTGTGGAAGATGACGCCGGTGTTGTCCGGCAACCAGGCGGGCCATCCGACGGTGCGCTGCGGGTTGTTGTAAATCACCTTCAGCCCCGAGAAGGCGAAGCTCCCGCACGACGGGCCGGCGCCGCCGCCACCCGCACCGCAGGCGAAGTCCATGATGGCGATGGAATGGCCGTCGCCCGCGTTGGAGCCGTGCGGCCCCGCCGTCCAATAGTTGAACGCGACCTTCTTGCCGTCGGGCGAGAACGCGGGGGTGACCGCCTGCCCGATGACCCCGTCGAAGCCCGACGCCGAGACCGCATTGCCATTGTCGCGCCGGAACACGCGCGAGTCGCCACTGAAGGCTTCCTGCGTATGCCCCGAGCTTTGCAGCGCGTACGTTCCGTCGTTGGAGACGCCGGACCAGAGGAACTTGCGATTGTTCGTCGTTCCATCGGGGGCGTTGTTGACGTAATCGGCAATCTTCGCGTTCGTCTTCAGATTGTACGAGAGGCCATTTTTGTATTCCGAGGGATGGTCCTTGTCCTTGTTCCAGATCTGCGCGAACAAGGTGGAGCCGTCGCCCGAAACCGTGTGGCAAACGATGCACTCGTTCTTGCTGCCCTCTCCGAGTGCCAGCACCGGTTGGGTTTGGCCAGGCCGAATGGCGAGCACGCCCGCGCTGCTCGGTTGGTTCTCCAGGCGGGTCGCCAACTTCGTATCGTAAGAATTGTAATAGACAGTGCCTTTGAGGGCGCCGGGCGCAATCGTCCAAGTTCGTTTGACGGTGCCGTACGTCTTGGTGCCGTCGTCGATCTTGATCTCGACGGTCAGCGGATCGCCGGTATTTCCATAGGTGGCCTTGTCCCATGCCGCCTGCCAGATCGGTTGATTGATCAAGCCGTTGCCGGAGGAGAATCCTTCGAACTCGAAACCGTTCTCCTTGAGGTGAATGTAAACGGCTTTGACGTTCTTGGACGACTGCCACTGAAGAAGTGGCGCGAACAGGCCGCGCGGCCAAACCGTCTTGTCGTAGGGGTAGAGGCCGATGAAGTCGGGCGCGTTGGTGGGGGTTCCCTGCAGACGGCCCTTGGTGGGCGCATCGACCGGGCCGCCGATGCCGCTGCCGCCGACGGGGTTCCCCGTGGGAAGTCCGTTCTCCGGTTTGCCGTTTTGCGTGATGCGCAGGCGGACCGTCACCGCGGTGGACGCTTGGTAGAGACGGTCGCCTTGGGGTTGGTATCGCCCCGTGACGTGGACCACGCCGCTCATGGCTCGCGCCAAGGTGTTGCTCGGCGTGAAGATGCCATTGTTGTCGACCGTACCGAGTTCGCCACGGTCGAGCGACCAGGACGCAATGACGTCCTGCTGTCGCCATTTACCCTGGAACTTCAATGTGGCTGGGGTGACGGTGACCTTTTCTTGGTCGATGGCAATGTCGATCGTCTGATCGCGCGGTGTGATGGCGAAGTCACCGTCGGTGCCGGTACCGCCGCCGTTGCCGCCACCGTCGCCGAATCCGCCGCCGGGATGTCCGTCGGGAAGCGAGCCGTCGGGGGGGCCTGGATCACCAAATTCCGAGTCATTGTTGCTGCCGCAACCCGGCACCCAGGCGACGGCCATGACCGCCAAAATTGCCAATAGGAGCGCCAAACTTAAGCGTCGAGCCATGCCATTATCCTTCTCCCCGGGCCTCGCCCAGACGTCCAAAGACGCGCGTGACCGCGCATACTCAAATCAATTTTTCACTCATTACGTTAGCGACATTCGCCCTGCAAGCGCCCGCAGATGCGTGGCGCGAAATAACGATGGCCGATGTCGCGTGCATCCGTGTGTTGGATCGCGCTCGGCGCTCCGCATTGCGCAAAGTTGGTCCTCGCGTGCGTCCACCCCGGACCCGAAATGGTTCTCCCGCGCTGCTCGGGACGGGATCTGCTAATACCGCCTGCGTGAAGAAGAGCAGGCTGCCCATAAAAATTCGAAGAATGGCGTCATGATCGCCGTGCTGGCGGAAAAGCCTGCCGTCGCGCGGGATCTGGCGCGTGTGCTCGGGGCAACGTCGCGCGGCGAGGGCTTCCTGCGGGGCGGCAACTACGTGGTGACGTGGGCGGTGGGCCATTTGGTCGCGCTCGCCGAGCCGCATCAAATCGATGACCGATGGCGCTCGTGGCGATTGGCCGATCTGCCCATGCTGCCGAAGGACTGGCCGCTGACGGTGCTGGAGGGCACGCGCGATCAGTTCGAGGTGGTGCGGGGCATTCTCAACTCGCGCGAGGTCGACGGCGTGGTGTGCGCCACCGACGCGGGGCGCGAGGGGGAGCTCATTTTCCGATACGTGTACGAGGCGGCGAAATGCCGCAAGCCGGTGAAGCGGCTATGGCTTTCGTCGCTCACGCCGGATGCCATCTCGCGGGCGTTTCGCGAGTTGAGGCCGGGGGCGGCGTTCGATTCGCTGGCGCGGGCTGCGCGGGCGCGGAGCCGGGCCGACTGGCTCGTGGGCATGAATCTGTCGCGGGCGTACACGGTGACGCACGATGTTCTGTATTCCGTGGGGCGGGTGCAGACGCCGACGTTGGCCATGGTGGTGGCGCGCGAGCTGGAGATTCGCGCGTTCGTGCCCGAGGATTACCTGGAAATCGTGGCCACGTTCGGGAAGGCGGACGCGGACATCGACTACCGCGGGCTGCTGTTCAAGGTGGTGCAGGCCACGGAAGGGGATCGGGCGAAGCCGAAACGCGAGGCGGTGCGGTTGCCGCCCGACGGGGCGGAGGCCGAGCGGATCCTCGAGCGCGTGCGCGGTGGCGAGGCGCGGGTCGAGTCGGTGGAGCGCGAGAACCACGCGATGCCCCCGCCGCGGTTGTACGATCTGACGGAGCTGCAGCGCCACGCGAACCGGCTTTTCGGCATGAGCGCGCAACGTACGCTCGATGTGGCGCAGGCGCTTTACGAGCGGTGGAAGTTGATTAGCTATCCGCGAACGGACAGTCGGGCCCTTTCGAGCTCGGTCGCCGCGACGCTGCGCGGGATCGTGGACGCGATTGCCCCCGCGTACGAAGGCCTGCTGGCACCGGGCACGGGGCAGCGTCCGCTGGGCCGGCGTTTCGTGGACGATGCGGCGGTGACCGATCACCACGCGATCATTCCGACGACGGTGGTGGCGGATCGCGATGCGTTGTCGCGGGAGGAGGCGAACATTTACGATTTGGTTTGCCGGCGGCTGCTCGCGGCATGGCACGAGGATCATCGGTACGCGACGACGACGGTGGTGACGGCGGTGAAGTCCGCCGAGAACGTGGATCGCTTCATGACGACGGGAACGTCGGTGGAGCAGGTCGGATGGAAGGTGCTCGATCGCAAGGGGACGAGGCCTGCAAAAGAGGAGCAGGCGCCGACGGTGCCGCCGGGGCTGGCGCAGGGCATGGCGGTGTCCGTGGAGAAGGTGGAGGCAAAGCCCGGAAGGACGCGGCCGCCGGACCGCTACACCGACGCGACGTTGTTGACGGCGATGGAGAGCGCAGGCCGCACGATCGAGGACAAGGAGCTGTCCGAGGCGATGCGCGAGTCCGGGCTGGGCACCCCCGCGACGCGGGCGGCAACGATCGAGACGCTGCTTGCGCGCGAGTACCTCGAACGGGACAAGAAGGTACTCCACGCAACGGATCGCGGGATTGCGCTGGTGGAGGCGGTGCATCCGCGGGTGAAGAGTCCCGTGCTCACGGGGGAGTGGGAGCGGGAGCTGCGGCGGATGGAGAGAGGGGAAGGCGATTTCGAGAGGTTCATGCAGGGCATCGAAGCTTTCGTGACCGAGGTGACGGGCAAGGTCCGGGCCGCGGGCCCGAGTCCGGATCGGAATCCGAGTCCGACTCCGAATCTGAATCTGAATCCGAATCTGAATCTGAATCCGAATCTGAATCCGAATCCGACTCCGACTCCGACTCGGAATCCGACCCCGAACCGGAGTCCCCGGTCGAGGGAGCTTCCGGCGCTGCTGCGCGACGTGTTCGGCTTCGGAGCATTTCGCCCGTACCAGGAGGAGGTCTGCCGAACGGCGACGTCGGGCAAAGACGTCCTCCTCGTCATGCCCACCGGATCGGGAAAGTCGCTTTGTTACCAATTGCCCGGGTTGGCGCGGGGCGGGACGACGTTGGTCATCAGCCCGCTGATTGCCCTGATGGAAGACCAAGTCGCGAAGTTGAAAGCGCTCGGCCTCGCGGCGGAGCGGATCCACTCGGGGCGCGATCGGGAGGCATCGCGGAGTGCGTGCCGGGCGTATTTGGATGGCGCGCTCGACTTTCTCTTCATTGCGCCCGAAAGGCTGCGCGTGCCCGGTTTTCCGGAGATGCTCGCGCGGCGAAAGCCCGCACTCATCGCCGTGGACGAGGCGCATTGTATTTCGCATTGGGGCCACGATTTTCGGCCGGATTATCGGCTGTTGGGGGAGCGATTGCCCCTTTTGCGTCCTGCCCCCGTGATGGCCCTCACCGCGACGGCGACACCGCTGGTGCAAGAGGATATCGCGACCCAATTGGGGCTGACGTCGCACGCGGCGTTCATTCACGGCTTTCGGCGAACGAACCTGGCCATCGAGGTCATCGAAAAGAACCCCAAGGACCGCACAGCCGCCGTGGCAAAGCTCCTCGCCAAGCCTGCCCGGCGACCCGCGATTCTGTACGCGCCCACCCGCAAGGACACCGAGGCGCTCGCGAAAACCCTTGCGCGATCGGCAGGATTTCCCGTGGCTGCGTACCACGCGGGCCTGCCCCCCGCCGATCGCGCGAAGGTGCAGACCGCGTTTCTCGGGGGCAAACTCGAGGCCGTGGTCGCGACCATTGCCTTTGGCATGGGCATCGACAAGCCGGACGTGCGAACCGTCATCCACACGGCCCTTCCGGCGTCCCTCGAAGGCTATTACCAGGAGATAGGCCGCGCGGGGCGCGATGGAAAGCCATCGCGCGCGGTCTTGTTCGGGTCGTTCGTCGACCGCAAGATGCACGAGTTCTTCCTCGATCGCGATTACCCCCCGCTCGACATCGTGCAACGCCTCTTCGATGCGCTGGCCGAGGGGCCGCGGCCGAAGGCGTGGCTCGCGACGCAGGTGCCCGAGACGCAGTTCGAGAAGGCGCTGGACAAATTGTGCGCGCAGGGCGCGGCGATCCTCGAGGCCGACGACACCGTGCGGCGGGGCAAGGGCGGCTGGGAGCGCGCGTACGAAGCGCAGCGAAAGCACCGCGCGGCGCAGATCGAGGCGATGCATCGGTACACGGAGAAGCACGTTTGCCGCATGCTGCAGCTGGTCCGCCACTTCGGCGACGAGCAGGACGACGGCGAGGTGTGCGGGCTCTGCGACGTCTGCGCCCCGAAGGACGCGATTGCGGCCCGCTTTCGCGAGCCCACGGCCGCCGAGCAGCGCGCGGCGGAGCGCGTGCTGGACGCCTTGCGCCAGCGCGATGGTCTCACCGTCGGGCAGATCCATCGCGAGGTCTTTGCCTCGAGCAAGTCGATGGACCGCTCCTCGTTGGAGCACGTCGTGGGCGGGCTTGCGCGCGCGGGCTTGGTTTCCCTGGCCGACGACTCGTTCGAGAAAGATGGAGAGACCATTGCCTTCCAGCGCGTGCACCTCGTGGGCCGCGCGCCGGGGCCGCCGGCGTGGGAGGTGCGCGCCGCGCCAACGCGTACGGCCCCAACACGCGTGGCCGCACGCAAGAAGCGCAGCAAGAAGAAGGGACGGCGGCCTCCGCGACGGCCGCCCTAACCCCTACTTGCGCGTGATGGTCAGATCGATCCGCCGGCCCATGGCCAGCGCGAAAAACGCGCTGCCCTCGCGGCCGGCGAAGGAGCCCCCGATGGCGAACACGTCCCCGTGGAGCCCGTCGTGCGTGGCGTCGGGCGAGACGGTGGACACGATGTGAAGCCGCGTGACGGCGGCCGTCGCCACGAAAGAGCGCGCGCGGATGAGCACCAAGGTGCGCTGGATGCCATCGCGGAGGGCGGACGACGGGCTGCCCGTCACGTGCGTGTCGACCAGATGACCCGTGTCGTCGATCTCGAGTGCCACGTCCGCGGTGCCGGCCGATCCGAATGGAACCCGGGTCCAGCTCGCATCGCCGCTGGCGGCCTGCGGAAAGGCCCGGGTGAACGCCGTGGCGAGGTCGACGACACCCCGCTCGCCGACGGCCCCGAACAGCGGCGGTGCGCTTGCCTCGCCGCCGGCCGCGGGCGCGTCCGACGCCTGCGCCTTCGATGTCGTCGACACCGGTTCCGCTCGCGCAGGCCGCGGGGCGCGCGCCGGCGAAGGCTTCGCGGCGGCGGGCGAGGCGCTCGTGGATTCTTCTGCCCTCTCGGGATCCAGCTCCGGGATCTCGAACGTCTCACCCGCGAAATTCGGCGGCGGATCCGCCTCCGCCGCGGGATCGTGCGCCGTGCCCAGCCCCAACACGACAGCCCCGGCCGCGACGTGGATCGCGAGCGAGAGGACCATGAATGCCGGGGGATGCGAACGAGACACGCTATAAGCTTAGACCTTATGACCCGCCTTGCAGGTTGCACGATTCCGCTGTTTTCGCTTCGAACCCATCGAAGCTGGGGCATTGGGCAAATTTCGGATCTGGTACCCACCGCCAAGTGGCTCCTCACCGGCGGCATGCGGCTGCTTCAAATTTTGCCGCCGTACGAGCTCTGCGAAGGGGAAACGAGCCCGTATGGCGCGCGCACCGCATTCGGCATCGATCCCGTTTACATCGACCTCGCGGATGTCGAGGACCTCGGCGATCCCGAGGCCCTGCTCGACGAGGCCGGCCGCCGCGAGCTGGCGCGCGTGCGTGACGCATCGCGCGTCGACTACGCCGCCGTGCGCGCCCTCAAGGCCGGCGTGCTGCGGCAAAAATTCGCCCATTTCTACGAGCACGAGTGGCTGCGCGGGACCGCGCGCGGTCAGGAGCTGCGCACCTTCATCGAGCGCGAGCGCGATTGGGAAGACGATCTCGCGCTCTACGTGGCACTGCGCGAGTCGCACCAGCAGCACGCGTGGGATCTCTGGCCCGAGGGGGAACGCAACCGCGATCCCGAGGCACTCGCGGCCAAGAGCCAGCAGCTCGCGCCGCGCATCCTCGAGCATCAGTACGGGCAGTGGATGGCCCACCGGCAATGGCAGCGCGCCCGCGTGGGCCTGACGGAGCTCGGCGTCGAATTGATGGGCGATCTGCCCTTCGTCGTGGGGCACGAAAGCGCGGACGTGTGGTCGCACGCGCATCAATTCCGCAAGGACGTGACGTTGGGCGCGCCGCCCGATGCTTTCTCGCCCGAGGGCCAGGATTGGGGCCTTCCCGCGTACGACTGGGCGGCCATGGACGCGGACGATCTCGGCTGGCTGGTCGCGCGCACGCGCCACGCGGCCAAGCTGTACGATCGGTTCCGGCTCGATCACGTCGTCGGCTACTTCCGCATGTTCGTCACCCCCAAGCAGGGGCACATTTCCAAGGGCACCTTCGATCCGGCCACCGAAGCGGGGCAGATCGAGCGCGGGCGAGGCCTGCTCCGGCGCATGGCCGACGAGGCGCACCCGGCCAAGCTCATCGCCGAAGATCTCGGCAAAATTCCCGATTTCGTGCGCGAGGCGCTGCGCGATCTGGAGATGCCCGGCTACCGCGTCATCCCCTGGGAGCGCGATTACGTGCGCCACGTGTACCGCACGCCCGACGAGTTCCAAGAGGTGAGCGTGGCCTCGTGGAGCACGCACGATACGGCGCCGATCACGAGCTGGTGGAACGAGTTGCAAGCGTGGGAGCGCGAAGGGCTTTCGGAGGTCGCCGGCATCAAGCCCACGGCACGGGAGGACGAGCGCTGGCTCGGGCTGATGCGCAGCCTGCTGCATGCACGCTCGGATCTCACCTTGGTCCTCGGCGCGGAGATCCTGAACGAGGACGTGCGCATCAACACGCCGGGCACGGTCGGTCCGGAAAATTGGACCTACCGACTGCCCAAGCCGGTGGAAGATCTGGAGCGCGACCCCATCGTTGGATCCCGCATGGGAGCCCTTCTCGCCTTGGCCAAGTCGTCCGGACGCATCGAATGAGCGCAGGAAGCCCGTTTCCCGAGGGGGCGACGCCGCTTCCGGGCGGCACCAATTTCGCGCTCTACTCCGAATCGGCGACGGCGGTTTCCGTGTGCCTCTTCGACGAGGGCGGCACTCAGGAAAGGCGCGTCGCGCTCGAGCACCGCACCGGCCACGTGTGGCACGGCTTCATCGAGGGCGTGGGGCACGGCCAGCGCTACGGCTTCCGCGTCGATGGCCCGTGGGAGCCGAGCCGCGGCCAGCGCTTCAACGCGAACAAGTTGCTCGTCGACCCGTACGCGCGGGCCCTCGAGGGCAAGGTCAGCTACCGCGGCGGGGCCATCTACGATCACGCACCTGGTCAGGTGGGAGCCGTGCCCCGCGACGACACGGACAGCGCGCCGTTCGTGCCCAAGGGCATCGTCATGAACGAGCCCTTCGACTGGGCGGGCGACGCTCCGCTGCGCACGCCCTGGCGGGACACGGTGATTTACGAGGCGCACGTGAAAAGCCTCACCTTTCGCCACCCGGACATCGAGCCCGCCCACCGCGGCACCTACCTGGGCGTGGCCAGCGAACCGATGATCGCGCACCTGCGCGGGCTGGGTGTCACCGCCATCGAGCTGATGCCCGTCCACGAGGTGGCCGACGAGCCAAGCGTCGCCCGGCGCGGTCAGAAGAATTACTGGGGCTACTCGACGCTGGGCTACTTCGCGCCCGATCAGCGCTTTGCCACGCGCCCCGGCGAACAAGTGCGCGAGTTCAAGGCCATGGTCAAGGCGCTGCACGCCGCCGGCATCGAGGTGATTCTCGACGTCGTGTACAACCATTCCTGTGAGGGCGACGAAACCGGGCCGACTCTGTTTTTGCGCGGCATCGACAATCGCGTTTATTACAAATTGCGCGAGCATGGTGCGCGCACGGTCGATTATACCGGTTGCGGAAATACCCTGCAGGTGGAGCACCCGCAGGTGCTCAAATTGATTTGCGACAGCCTCCGTTATTGGGTGCAGGAAATGCACGTCGACGGCTTCCGCTTCGATTTGACGACCACGTTGGGTCGAGAAGGGGCGGACTTTCGGCGCCACGCGGCGTTCTTCCGCACCATCTTCCAAGACCCGGTTCTCTCGCGGGTTAAGCTCATTGCCGAGCCTTGGGATCTCGGTCCCGACAGCATGCAGCTCGGGCATTTTCCAGGGCGATGGCGCGAGTGGAATGCGCGTTTTCGCGATGGAATGCGGCGTTTTTGGAATGGCCACGAAAAATCGCTCTCCGATTTGGGCTACCGCCTCACCGGTTCGAGCGATCTCTTTCACACCCCGGCGCGCACGCCTTCGACGAGCATCAACTTCATCACCGCGCACGATGGTTTCACCTTGCGCGATTTGGTGAGTTACACGCGCAAACACAACGACGCCAATGGCGAGAACAGCCGCGATGGCTCGAACGACAATTTGAGCATGAACTTCGGTGTCGAGGGCGAGACCGACGATGCCATGTTGATTGCGGCGCGCGGGCGGCAAATACGCAATTTCCTGGCCATGCTTTATCTGACGCCGGGCGTGCCCATGATTACGTCGGGCGACGAAATACGGAAAACGCAAAAGGGTAATAACAATCCTTACGTGCTCGACGACGATACGTCGTATTTGAATTGGGCACTCGACGACGAGGCGCGTGCGTTGCGCGATTACTGCGGGGCGCTGGCTCGGCTTCGCAAACGTTTTCCCGCGCTCCGGCGCGACACGTTCTTCGACGGTGGCGACATCGTCTGGCTCGATGCCGATGGGCACCCCATGCAGCTCGAAGATTGGGGCTCTCCCGAGTTCATGGCCCTCTCGGCGGTGATGAAACCCGTGCGCGAGGACCCCGAGGCGGTCCTTTGCTTCGTTTTGAACGGCGACAAAGCCGAGGTCGCATTTCGCTTGCCAAGCTTTCCGCGGGAAGCGCAAGACCCGGGCGGGCCGTCTGACAAAAAGAAAAGTGAGAGCTCCGGCAAACTCGAGGGTGGCTGGCGTGTGCTGGTCGACACCCGGCGGCGCGACGCTTGCGCGGAAAATGACGCGTTTTTGCAAGCGGGCGCAACCTACACGATGCCACCGCGATCTTTTGCGTTGCTCATCGGGTCGAAGCCGCTTGGGCCAAGGTCAGGGATGCGCTAAAAATCCAAACTGAATGACTGCCGTCGCGCCGTTGAACGAAGAGCACGCCGTGGCCGAGGTCCTCGCAGGCCGCTACGAGCTTTTGGGCCTGGTGGGGACCGGTGGGATGGGAAGCGTTTACCGAGCGCGCGACCTGGAGCTCGATGAGGTCGTCGCCCTCAAGGTGCTCCGGCGCGAGCTGGTGAACACACCGGAAATGCTCGCCCGATTTCGCCAAGAGGTGAAGCTTGCCCGCCGCGTCACGCACGTGAACGTGGCCCGCACGTTCGACATCGGGGAACACCACGGTGAGAAGTTTTTGACCATGGAGTTCATCGATGGGACGTCCCTCGCCGAGCTCCTGTACGAGCGCGAGGAGCTTTTTCCGCTGTCGCGCGTGGTCGATATCGGCCTGGCGATTTGCGCAGGCCTCGAGGCCGCGCACCGTGCGGGCGTGGTCCATCGCGATTTGAAGCCGGACAACGTGCTCGTCACCAAGGACGATCGCGTGGCCATCACGGACTTCGGCATCGCGCGTGCGGTGCTGAGCGCGCACGTGACCATGGGCGCGCCCGTGGGAACGCCGGCGTACATGGCACCCGAGCAGGTCGAGGGGCTCACCGTCGATCACCGAGCAGATTTGTATGCGCTGGGCGAGATTCTCTACGAGCTTCTCACCGGCGTGACGGCATGGTCGGGCGAGTCGATCTTCCAGGTGGCCGCGCAGCGTCTCCTGAAGCCGCCGCCCGATCCGCGGGCGCACCGGCAGACGGTGCCCATCGGGGCCGCGCAGATCGTCATGCGCTGCATGGCGCGCAAGCCCGAGGATCGCTACGCCTCGGCGACCGAGGTGGCGACGGCGCTGTCGACGTTGACCATTCCGGTCGCGCCCGCGGCACCTCCGCGCGCGCCCAAACCGCAGCCGGCGGCGCGTCCGTCGATGCCGGGGTTGCTCGAGACGCCGCCCGGCGACAAAAAGGTCGCCGTTCTGCCGTTCCAGAACGGCGGGCGTCCCGAAGACGAGTACCTCGCGAGCGGCCTCACGGAGGACTTGATCGACACCTTGTCGGTCATGGACGGCATCCGCGTGCGTCCGCTGGGTGCAGTCATCAGTGCGCGCGGGCGTTCGTCGGATTCGCGTGAGGTGGGGCGCGAGCTCGGTGTGCAGGTCGTCGTCGAGGGATCGCTTCGCCGCATCGGCGACATGCTGCGGGTGAGCGCGCGCATCGTGAGCGTGGGCGACGGGTTTCAGCTCTGGGCTTCGCGCTTCGAGCGGCCCGAAGCGGATTTTCTCAAGGTTGGCGACGAGATCGCCTGTGCCATCTCGCGGGCGCTGAGCATCGAGCGGCCCGAGGGCAATCGGCAGACGATCGAGGACCCCGTTGCGTACGATCTGTACCTGCGGGCGCGGCACGAGCTTCACCGCTACTCGCCGGAAACCACGCAGCGGGCCATCGAGTTGTTCCAGCAAGCGCTGGAGCGGCGGCCGGACGATGCGACCATTCTTTCGGGCTACGCGCTCGCGCGCCTGAAGGAGTACCTGTACTCGGACGGCGAGGTGAGCGGCGATGCCACGCGGCTCGCGGCGGAACGGGCCATTGCGCTGGCGCCCGATTTGGCGGAGGCGCGCTTGGCCGCGGGGTGTGTCGCGTTCGCGTTCGGGGACTCCGAGCGCGGCGCCCATGACATCCGCGATGCCGTGCGCTCGGGAAAGCGTCTGGCGGATGCGCACGATATGTACGGGCGCATCGCGGTGGAGTGCGACCGCATCGACACGGCGCTGGAGCATCTGT
It includes:
- the glgX gene encoding glycogen debranching protein GlgX — protein: MSAGSPFPEGATPLPGGTNFALYSESATAVSVCLFDEGGTQERRVALEHRTGHVWHGFIEGVGHGQRYGFRVDGPWEPSRGQRFNANKLLVDPYARALEGKVSYRGGAIYDHAPGQVGAVPRDDTDSAPFVPKGIVMNEPFDWAGDAPLRTPWRDTVIYEAHVKSLTFRHPDIEPAHRGTYLGVASEPMIAHLRGLGVTAIELMPVHEVADEPSVARRGQKNYWGYSTLGYFAPDQRFATRPGEQVREFKAMVKALHAAGIEVILDVVYNHSCEGDETGPTLFLRGIDNRVYYKLREHGARTVDYTGCGNTLQVEHPQVLKLICDSLRYWVQEMHVDGFRFDLTTTLGREGADFRRHAAFFRTIFQDPVLSRVKLIAEPWDLGPDSMQLGHFPGRWREWNARFRDGMRRFWNGHEKSLSDLGYRLTGSSDLFHTPARTPSTSINFITAHDGFTLRDLVSYTRKHNDANGENSRDGSNDNLSMNFGVEGETDDAMLIAARGRQIRNFLAMLYLTPGVPMITSGDEIRKTQKGNNNPYVLDDDTSYLNWALDDEARALRDYCGALARLRKRFPALRRDTFFDGGDIVWLDADGHPMQLEDWGSPEFMALSAVMKPVREDPEAVLCFVLNGDKAEVAFRLPSFPREAQDPGGPSDKKKSESSGKLEGGWRVLVDTRRRDACAENDAFLQAGATYTMPPRSFALLIGSKPLGPRSGMR
- the malQ gene encoding 4-alpha-glucanotransferase, which encodes MTRLAGCTIPLFSLRTHRSWGIGQISDLVPTAKWLLTGGMRLLQILPPYELCEGETSPYGARTAFGIDPVYIDLADVEDLGDPEALLDEAGRRELARVRDASRVDYAAVRALKAGVLRQKFAHFYEHEWLRGTARGQELRTFIERERDWEDDLALYVALRESHQQHAWDLWPEGERNRDPEALAAKSQQLAPRILEHQYGQWMAHRQWQRARVGLTELGVELMGDLPFVVGHESADVWSHAHQFRKDVTLGAPPDAFSPEGQDWGLPAYDWAAMDADDLGWLVARTRHAAKLYDRFRLDHVVGYFRMFVTPKQGHISKGTFDPATEAGQIERGRGLLRRMADEAHPAKLIAEDLGKIPDFVREALRDLEMPGYRVIPWERDYVRHVYRTPDEFQEVSVASWSTHDTAPITSWWNELQAWEREGLSEVAGIKPTAREDERWLGLMRSLLHARSDLTLVLGAEILNEDVRINTPGTVGPENWTYRLPKPVEDLERDPIVGSRMGALLALAKSSGRIE
- a CDS encoding DNA topoisomerase 3; the protein is MIAVLAEKPAVARDLARVLGATSRGEGFLRGGNYVVTWAVGHLVALAEPHQIDDRWRSWRLADLPMLPKDWPLTVLEGTRDQFEVVRGILNSREVDGVVCATDAGREGELIFRYVYEAAKCRKPVKRLWLSSLTPDAISRAFRELRPGAAFDSLARAARARSRADWLVGMNLSRAYTVTHDVLYSVGRVQTPTLAMVVARELEIRAFVPEDYLEIVATFGKADADIDYRGLLFKVVQATEGDRAKPKREAVRLPPDGAEAERILERVRGGEARVESVERENHAMPPPRLYDLTELQRHANRLFGMSAQRTLDVAQALYERWKLISYPRTDSRALSSSVAATLRGIVDAIAPAYEGLLAPGTGQRPLGRRFVDDAAVTDHHAIIPTTVVADRDALSREEANIYDLVCRRLLAAWHEDHRYATTTVVTAVKSAENVDRFMTTGTSVEQVGWKVLDRKGTRPAKEEQAPTVPPGLAQGMAVSVEKVEAKPGRTRPPDRYTDATLLTAMESAGRTIEDKELSEAMRESGLGTPATRAATIETLLAREYLERDKKVLHATDRGIALVEAVHPRVKSPVLTGEWERELRRMERGEGDFERFMQGIEAFVTEVTGKVRAAGPSPDRNPSPTPNLNLNPNLNLNPNLNPNPTPTPTRNPTPNRSPRSRELPALLRDVFGFGAFRPYQEEVCRTATSGKDVLLVMPTGSGKSLCYQLPGLARGGTTLVISPLIALMEDQVAKLKALGLAAERIHSGRDREASRSACRAYLDGALDFLFIAPERLRVPGFPEMLARRKPALIAVDEAHCISHWGHDFRPDYRLLGERLPLLRPAPVMALTATATPLVQEDIATQLGLTSHAAFIHGFRRTNLAIEVIEKNPKDRTAAVAKLLAKPARRPAILYAPTRKDTEALAKTLARSAGFPVAAYHAGLPPADRAKVQTAFLGGKLEAVVATIAFGMGIDKPDVRTVIHTALPASLEGYYQEIGRAGRDGKPSRAVLFGSFVDRKMHEFFLDRDYPPLDIVQRLFDALAEGPRPKAWLATQVPETQFEKALDKLCAQGAAILEADDTVRRGKGGWERAYEAQRKHRAAQIEAMHRYTEKHVCRMLQLVRHFGDEQDDGEVCGLCDVCAPKDAIAARFREPTAAEQRAAERVLDALRQRDGLTVGQIHREVFASSKSMDRSSLEHVVGGLARAGLVSLADDSFEKDGETIAFQRVHLVGRAPGPPAWEVRAAPTRTAPTRVAARKKRSKKKGRRPPRRPP